The following are encoded in a window of Nilaparvata lugens isolate BPH chromosome 13, ASM1435652v1, whole genome shotgun sequence genomic DNA:
- the LOC120354108 gene encoding uncharacterized protein LOC120354108 produces the protein MMIFLSSSTYQQLFIFIWLLNHQLYSTTANTVETGAGKNISIIIIISTIIYIYMAANSQLYSTIAKTDGDDELRKLELEKAVSTVKNARNMNGACTLYVRTHARNSIAYDFWIRV, from the exons atgatg ATTTTTCtatcatcatcaacatatcaacaattattcatattcatatggTTGCTAAATCATCAGTTATATTCTACAACTGCTAACACTGTGGAAACTGGAGCTGGAAAAA atatttctatcatcattatcatatcaacaattatttatatttatatggcTGCTAACTCTCAGTTGTATTCTACAATTGCTAAAACTGATGGAGATGATGAACTGAGGAAACTGGAGCTGGAAAAA gcTGTGTCAACAGTGAAGAATGCGCGGAACATGAATGGTGCATGTACTCTGTATGTGAGGACGCATGCGCGGAACTCGATTGCCTACGATTTTTGGATTCGAGTGTAA
- the LOC120354107 gene encoding uncharacterized protein LOC120354107 gives MMLFLPSFQQLFIFLWLIIHQLFSTNAVPSPETVGGLLGKPCHGSFDCEIDQWCYDNQCDLPCPRLHCAEIKPPDGVCVVRDHQPVCKSPAELEFEQQVRESGGCVNSDDCGENEWCMYAVCEDACAKLNCAAEQDDFDCRVQNHHPKCYSKVIEAGEIPDVLVTQGGYCKSSFQCESHLNCLKNKCEDPCESLGCSIFKLDEPPEDFTEIQKLWFQSLWYIYSSKYLFP, from the exons ATGATG TTATTTCTACCATCATTTCAACaactattcatatttttatggcTAATAATTCACCAATTATTCTCAACAAATGCTGTTCCATCTCCTGAAACTGTAGGAGGATTACTCGGAAAAC CATGTCACGGCAGCTTTGATTGCGAAATCGACCAATGGTGCTACGACAACCAATGCGACCTGCCCTGTCCCAGATTGCACTGTGCCGAGATCAAGCCACCAGATGGCGTTTGTGTCGTCAGAGACCACCAACCAGTCTGCAAAAGCCCAGCTGAGCTGGAGTTCGAGCAACAAGTACGAGAAAGTGGAG gCTGCGTTAATAGTGATGATTGCGGGGAAAATGAATGGTGCATGTATGCAGTTTGTGAAGACGCATGCGCAAAGCTCAACTGTGCAGCTGAACAAGACGATTTTGACTGTAGAGTCCAAAATCATCATCCCAAGTGCTATTCGAAAGTGATTGAGGCTGGAGAAATTCCAGACGTATTAGTCACACAAG GAGGATACTGCAAGAGTAGTTTCCAATGTGAGAGCCACTTGAACTGCCTGAAAAACAAGTGCGAAGACCCATGTGAATCACTGGGTTGCTCCATATTCAAACTGGATGAGCCACCAGAAGACTTCACGGAGATACAGAAACTCTGGTTTCAGAGTCTCTGGTATATCTATTCCAGCAAGTACCTGTTTCCATGA